The following proteins come from a genomic window of Diceros bicornis minor isolate mBicDic1 chromosome 4, mDicBic1.mat.cur, whole genome shotgun sequence:
- the COPA gene encoding coatomer subunit alpha, with protein MLTKFETKSARVKGLSFHPKRPWILTSLHNGVIQLWDYRMCTLIDKFDEHDGPVRGIDFHKQQPLFVSGGDDYKIKVWNYKLRRCLFTLLGHLDYIRTTFFHHEYPWILSASDDQTIRVWNWQSRTCVCVLTGHNHYVMCAQFHPSEDLVVSASLDQTVRVWDISGLRKKNLSPGAVESDVRGITGVDLFGTTDAVVKHVLEGHDRGVNWAAFHPTMPLIVSGADDRQVKIWRMNESKAWEVDTCRGHYNNVSCAVFHPRQELILSNSEDKSIRVWDMSKRTGVQTFRRDHDRFWVLAAHPNLNLFAAGHDGGMIVFKLERERPAYAVHGNMLHYVKDRFLRQLDFNSSKDVAVMQLRSGSKFPVFNMSYNPAENAVLLCTRASNLENSTYDLYTIPKDADSQNPDAPEGKRSSGLTAVWVARNRFAVLDRMHSLLIKNLKNEITKKVQVPNCDEIFYAGTGNLLLRDAESITLFDVQQKRTLASVKISKVKYVIWSADMSHVALLAKHAIVICNRKLEALCNIHENIRVKSGAWDESGVFIYTTSNHIKYAVTTGDYGIIRTLDLPIYVTRVKGNNVYCLDRECRPRVLTIDPTEFKFKLALINRKYDEVLHMVRNAKLVGQSIIAYLQKKGYPEVALHFVKDEKTRFSLALECGNIEIALEAAKALDDKNCWEKLGEVALLQGNHQIVEMCYQRTKNFDKLSFLYLITGNLEKLRKMMKIAEIRKDMSGHYQNALYLGDVSERVRILKNCGQKSLAYLTAATHGLDEEAESLKETFDTEKETIPDIDPNAKLLQPPAPIMPLDTNWPLLTVSKGFFEGTIASKGKGGALAADIDIDTVGTEGWGEDAELQLDEDGFVEATEGLGDDALGKGQEEGGGWDVEEDLELPPELDIPPGAAGGAEDGFFVPPTKGTSPTQIWCNNSQLPVDHILAGSFETAMRLLHDQVGVTQFGPYKQLFLQTYARGRTTYQALPCLPSMYGYPNRNWKDAGLKNGVPAVGLKLNDLIQRLQLCYQLTTVGKFEEAVEKFRFILLSVPLLVVDNKQEIAEAQQLITICREYIVGLSMEIERKKLPKETLEQQKRICEMAAYFTHSNLQPVHMILVLRTALNLFFKLKNFKTAATFARRLLELGPKPEVAQQTRKILSACEKNPTDAYQLNYDMHNPFDICAASYRPIYRGKPVEKCPLSGACYSPEFKGQICRVTTVTEIGKDVIGLRISPLQFR; from the exons GTTTGGAATTACAAGCTTCGGCGCTGTCTCTTCACATTACTTGGGCACTTAGACTACATCCGCACCACATTTTTTCATCAC GAATATCCTTGGATTCTGAGTGCCTCAGATGATCAGACCATCCGAGTATGGAACTGGCAGTCTAGAACCTGTGTCTG TGTGTTAACAGGGCACAACCATTATGTAATGTGTGCTCAGTTCCACCCTTCAGAAGACCTGGTTGTATCAGCCAGCCTGGACCAGACTGTGCGCGTTTGGGATATTTCTG gtctaaggaaaaaaaacttgTCTCCTGGTGCAGTGGAGTCAGATGTGAGAGGAATAACTGGCGTTGATCTGTTTGGAACTACGGATGCAGTGGTGAAGCATGTACTGGAG gGTCATGATCGTGGAGTAAACTGGGCTGCTTTCCATCCCACTATGCCCCTTATTGTATCTGGGGCAGATGACCGTCAAGTGAAGATCTGGCGCATGAATG AATCAAAGGCATGGGAGGTTGATACCTGTCGGGGCCATTATAACAATGTATCTTGTGCTGTCTTCCACCCTCGCCAAGAGCTGATCCTCAGCAATTCTGAGGACAAGAGTATCCGAGTCTGGGATATGTCTAAGCG gactggagttcagaccttCCGCAGGGACCATGATCGTTTCTGGGTCCTAGCTGCTCACCCCAACCTTAACCTCTTTGCAGCAG GCCATGATGGTGGTATGATTGTGTTTAAACTAGAACGGGAACGGCCAGCCTATGCTGTTCATGGCAATATGCTGCATTATGTCAAGGACCGATTCTTACGTCAGTTGGATTTCAATAGCTCCAAAGATGTAGCTGTAATGCAGTTGCGGAG TGGTTCCAAGTTTCCAGTGTTCAATATGTCGTACAATCCAGCAGAAAATGCAGTCCTACTGTGTACG AGAGCCAGCAATTTAGAGAATAGTACCTATGACCTGTACACCATCCCCAAGGATGCTGACTCCCAGAATCCTGATG CTCCTGAAGGGAAACGGTCGTCAGGCCTGACAGCGGTTTGGGTTGCTCGAAATCGATTTGCTGTCCTAGATCGGATGCATTCG CTTCTGATCAAGAATCTAAAGAATGAGATCACCAAAAAGGTACAAGTGCCCAACTGTGATGAGATCTTTTATGCTGGCACAGGCAACCTCCTACTTCGAGATGCAGAATCCATCACACTCTTTGACGTACAGCAGAAGCG AACTCTGGCATCTGTGAAGATTTCCAAGGTGAAATATGTTATTTGGTCAGCGGACATGTCCCATGTAGCACTACTGGCCAAACATG CCATTGTGATCTGTAACCGCAAACTGGAGGCTCTATGTAACATTCATGAGAACATTCGTGTCAAGAGTGGGGCCTGGGATGAGAGTGGGGTATTTATCTATACCACAAGCAACCACATCAAATATGCCGTCACCACTGG GGACTATGGGATCATCCGAACTCTGGATTTACCCATCTATGTCACACGGGTGAAGGGGAACAATGTATATTGCCTAGACAGGGAGTGTCGTCCTCGGGTGCTCACCATTGATCCCACTGAGTTCAAGTTCAAGCTGGCCCTGATCAATAGAAAATATGATGAG GTACTGCACATGGTGAGGAATGCCAAACTAGTAGGCCAGTCTATCATTGCGTATCTCCAGAAGAAGGGCTATCCTGAAGTGGCACTGCATTTCGTCAAAGATGAGAAAACTCGCTTTAGTCTGGCATTGGAGTGTGGAAACATTGAG ATTGCTCTGGAAGCAGCCAAAGCACTGGATGACAAGAACTGCTGGGAAAAGCTGGGAGAAGTAGCTTTGCTACAGGGGAACCACCAGATTGTGGAAATGTGTTATCAGCGCACCAAAAACTTTGACAAACTTTCCTTCCTGTACCTTATTACTGGCAACCTAGAGAAACTTCGCAAGATGATGAAGATTG CTGAGATCCGAAAGGACATGAGTGGCCATTATCAGAATGCCCTGTACCTGGGTGACGTGTCAGAGCGGGTGCGGATCCTGAAGAACTGTGGGCAGA AATCACTGGCCTATCTCACAGCTGCTACCCATGGCttagatgaagaagctgagagcCTGAAGGAGACATTTGACACAGAGAAGGAGACA ATCCCAGACATTGACCCTAATGCCAAGCTGCTCCAACCACCTGCCCCTATCATGCCATTAGATACCAATTGGCCCTTATTGACCGTGTCCAAAGGGTTCTTTGAAGGCACCATTGCCAGCAAGG GGAAGGGAGGAGCACTGGCTGCTGACATTGACATTGACACCGTTGGTActgagggctggggagaggatgCAGAGCTGCAGCTAGATGAAG ATGGATTTGTGGAGGCTACAGAAGGTTTGGGGGATGATGCTCTTGGCAAGGGACAGGAAGAAGGAGGTGGCTGGGATGTAGAAGAAGATCTAGAGCTCCCTCCTGAGCTG gaTATACCCCCTGGGGCAGCTGGTGGGGCTGAGGATGGGTTCTTTGTGCCCCCCACCAAGGGAACCAGCCCAACTCAG aTCTGGTGCAATAACTCCCAGCTTCCAGTTGATCACATCCTGGCAGGCTCTTTTGAAACAGCCATGCGG CTCCTTCACGACCAGGTGGGGGTAACCCAGTTTGGCCCCTACAAACAACTGTTCCTACAGACCTATGCCCGAGGCCGTACCACCTATCAGGCTCTGCCCTGCCTGCCCTCCATGTATGGCTACCCTAATCGCAATTG GAAGGATGCAGGGCTGAAGAATGGAGTACCGGCTGTGGGCCTGAAGCTTAATGACCTCATCCAGCGGTTGCAACTGTGCTATCAGCTCACCACAGTTGGCAAGTTTGAGGAGGCTGTAGAAAAATTCCGTTTCATTTTACTCAGTGTGCCACTTCTTGTTGTGGACAACAAACAGGAGATTGCAGAG GCCCAGCAGCTCATCACCATTTGCCGTGAGTACATTGTGGGTTTGTCCATGGAGATAGAAAGGAAGAAGCTGCCCAAAGAGACTCTGGAACAGCAGAAGCGCATCTGTGAA ATGGCAGCCTATTTCACGCACTCAAACCTGCAGCCTGTGCACATGATCCTGGTGTTGCGTACAGCCCTCAACCTCTTCTTCAAGCTCAAGAACTTTAAGACAGCTGCCACCTTTGCTCGGCGCCTGTTGGAACTTGGGCCCAAGCCGGAGGTGGCTCAACAG ACCCGCAAAATCCTGTCAGCCTGTGAGAAGAACCCCACAGATGCCTACCAGCTCAATTATGACATGCACAACCCTTTTGACATCTGTGCTGCATCTTATCGGCCCATCTACCGTGGAAAACCAGTGGAGAAATGTCCACTCAGTGGGGCCTGCTATTCCCCAGAGTTCAAGGGTCAGATCTGCAGAGTCACTACA GTGACagagattggcaaagatgtgatTGGCTTAAGGATCAGTCCTCTGCAGTTTCGTTAA